A portion of the Corynebacterium ammoniagenes DSM 20306 genome contains these proteins:
- a CDS encoding 2'-5' RNA ligase family protein produces the protein MASPDNILLHLPEKEEQQVRALFAQLAERGFPVQNQTPHITVTFSPQMAEQVTARAAKLLPAVIPAQFRRVGTVVFGTKRKQTVAWLLETDEEVEAAAREISSINPDGRGKRWIPHLTVGLRLPREIVPDYIRALDELTSPHLKELTAERAALWKPRIQELTVLAGEEGS, from the coding sequence ATGGCCTCACCCGATAATATCCTGCTGCATCTTCCGGAAAAGGAAGAGCAGCAGGTCCGTGCGCTATTTGCGCAATTGGCCGAACGCGGATTTCCCGTCCAAAATCAGACACCGCACATCACGGTGACCTTCTCACCGCAGATGGCGGAGCAAGTAACAGCGCGTGCTGCGAAGTTACTTCCTGCGGTTATTCCTGCTCAGTTTCGTCGGGTAGGAACGGTCGTATTTGGCACCAAGCGCAAACAAACCGTGGCCTGGTTGCTTGAAACCGATGAGGAAGTTGAAGCTGCGGCCCGCGAGATTAGCAGTATCAACCCAGATGGCCGCGGCAAGCGGTGGATTCCACATCTGACCGTGGGGTTACGCCTCCCGCGGGAAATAGTGCCGGACTATATCAGGGCGCTGGATGAATTAACCTCGCCGCATTTGAAGGAACTTACCGCTGAGCGGGCCGCATTATGGAAACCACGGATCCAGGAACTAACTGTCCTTGCAGGAGAAGAGGGCAGCTAA
- a CDS encoding carboxymuconolactone decarboxylase family protein — protein MELSKDKGNKFVEDTQSPEGAAAWKKQLDEFAPGSSDWVVEAVFGGTYQREGIELRDRQMLNMAALAAMGGVEPQLTGHIKTAVDIAGMSKEEVAECFVHLMPYIGVPKTLAAMRCMKAAFEG, from the coding sequence GTGGAACTGAGCAAGGACAAGGGCAATAAGTTTGTCGAAGATACCCAGTCGCCAGAAGGCGCTGCGGCGTGGAAGAAGCAGTTGGATGAGTTCGCGCCGGGCTCGTCGGATTGGGTTGTAGAGGCAGTCTTCGGTGGTACTTACCAGCGCGAAGGAATTGAATTGCGTGACCGTCAGATGCTGAACATGGCGGCACTCGCGGCCATGGGTGGGGTAGAACCGCAGCTGACCGGCCACATCAAGACCGCTGTTGATATCGCAGGCATGAGCAAGGAAGAAGTGGCCGAGTGCTTCGTTCACTTGATGCCTTATATTGGCGTGCCAAAGACCCTGGCCGCCATGCGTTGCATGAAGGCAGCTTTTGAAGGCTAA
- a CDS encoding YtoQ family protein: MSFNVYLSGEIHTDWREEIQRGAEAAGLDVTCTAPVTDHPASDAAGDHLGENSDSFWRDHQSAKINAIRTRTLIEKADFVVVRFGEQYKQWNAAFDAGYCAALGKPYVTLHDEDLVHPLKEVDAEAQGWCKTTEQVVETLRYVLKA; the protein is encoded by the coding sequence ATGAGTTTCAATGTTTATCTGTCGGGTGAGATCCACACGGATTGGCGTGAAGAGATCCAGCGCGGTGCAGAAGCGGCAGGCCTGGACGTAACCTGCACCGCGCCGGTTACAGATCACCCAGCTAGTGACGCGGCGGGTGACCATCTTGGTGAAAATAGTGATTCTTTCTGGCGCGACCACCAATCGGCCAAGATCAATGCCATCCGCACCCGCACCTTGATTGAAAAGGCAGATTTTGTGGTCGTGCGCTTTGGTGAGCAGTACAAGCAGTGGAATGCGGCATTCGACGCCGGCTATTGCGCGGCGTTGGGCAAGCCCTATGTCACTTTGCACGATGAAGATCTCGTGCACCCGCTCAAAGAGGTCGACGCCGAGGCGCAAGGGTGGTGCAAGACGACGGAGCAGGTCGTCGAAACCTTGCGGTATGTATTAAAGGCTTAG
- a CDS encoding aspartate dehydrogenase domain-containing protein — MSASIPRVLLLGFGAIGRQLVSLFDPGEFEVSAFVRDISPHLARGALGVSLHDDNLTNLIDSHDIVVECAGVPAAQEFGSAVVSRGKDLVLTSVGALADPDSRRALLSGPGKVHVTSGAIGGFDLWAALAESNAVDTVKIRTSKDAKALVQDWMNDEERAELEEATEPFVLFSGRPSDAIKKFPGNVNVSVALAWATRGRGASDDELLQRSLERVFVELVAAPNLKDTRHDIEVTGSAGAFTLGSESVPSPVNPRTSAITALSVAHTLRHALQTSSPKSDKK; from the coding sequence ATGTCTGCCTCGATTCCTCGAGTATTGTTGCTAGGTTTTGGTGCAATTGGTCGCCAGTTAGTGTCACTTTTTGACCCAGGTGAATTTGAAGTCAGTGCGTTCGTTCGAGATATATCCCCGCATCTGGCACGGGGAGCACTCGGTGTTTCACTCCATGATGACAACCTCACGAATCTCATCGATAGTCATGACATTGTCGTGGAATGCGCCGGTGTTCCCGCGGCGCAGGAGTTCGGATCGGCAGTTGTTTCACGCGGCAAAGACTTGGTGCTGACATCAGTAGGCGCATTGGCTGACCCTGATTCGCGCCGGGCTTTATTATCAGGCCCAGGCAAGGTGCACGTCACATCTGGTGCGATCGGCGGGTTCGATTTGTGGGCTGCCTTAGCTGAGTCGAATGCCGTGGACACCGTCAAGATTCGCACCAGCAAGGACGCGAAGGCCCTAGTCCAAGACTGGATGAATGATGAGGAACGCGCTGAATTAGAAGAAGCGACGGAGCCTTTTGTTCTCTTTAGCGGTCGACCCAGCGATGCAATTAAGAAATTCCCCGGCAACGTCAACGTATCCGTCGCTCTAGCCTGGGCAACGCGAGGCAGGGGAGCCAGCGATGATGAGCTGCTGCAGCGATCGCTTGAGCGCGTCTTTGTAGAACTCGTCGCGGCGCCAAACTTAAAGGACACCCGACATGACATCGAGGTCACTGGTTCCGCTGGGGCTTTTACCCTGGGCAGCGAATCGGTACCCAGTCCGGTGAATCCGAGAACCTCAGCTATCACTGCTTTGTCGGTAGCCCACACGTTAAGGCACGCACTCCAAACGTCGTCACCAAAATCGGATAAGAAGTAA
- a CDS encoding DUF1801 domain-containing protein gives MASKDEKNLAAVLKKIDSMAEPERSLVQRTHEVIMDAAPELKPRIWYGMPAYALSASTPALITLRNDERVNLAFTEKVELVPAGGNDGMLMPAAWFFDSIDEATEKRIAEIIRRAIS, from the coding sequence ATGGCATCGAAAGATGAGAAGAACCTCGCTGCAGTATTGAAAAAGATCGACTCGATGGCGGAACCGGAACGCTCTCTTGTGCAGCGCACCCACGAAGTCATCATGGATGCTGCACCGGAGCTAAAACCCAGAATCTGGTACGGGATGCCAGCGTATGCGTTATCCGCGAGCACACCCGCACTGATTACTCTGCGTAATGATGAGCGAGTTAATCTAGCGTTCACTGAAAAAGTTGAGCTTGTCCCGGCTGGTGGAAACGATGGAATGTTAATGCCTGCTGCGTGGTTCTTCGATTCCATTGACGAAGCCACCGAGAAGCGCATCGCGGAAATCATCCGAAGGGCTATTTCTTAA
- a CDS encoding HigA family addiction module antitoxin encodes MTEKLYAPIHPGEVVLEDFINGFEITQNKLAVSIGVPPRRINEIVHGKRGITADTALRLGKYFGVEPQFWLNLQSHYELEEAQERAAEQIASIEPLQTP; translated from the coding sequence ATGACTGAAAAGCTATACGCTCCAATTCATCCGGGTGAGGTCGTCCTGGAGGACTTCATTAACGGCTTTGAAATCACCCAAAACAAGTTGGCTGTATCGATTGGCGTTCCTCCGCGCCGCATAAATGAGATCGTCCACGGCAAACGCGGTATAACTGCAGACACAGCATTGCGCCTGGGAAAGTACTTTGGAGTAGAACCGCAGTTTTGGCTTAATCTCCAGTCGCATTATGAACTTGAAGAAGCGCAAGAACGTGCGGCGGAGCAGATAGCGTCGATCGAACCGCTGCAGACGCCATAG
- a CDS encoding HigA family addiction module antitoxin → MEVQKLSNSSTTTETDLIEPIHPGEILMEDFIDGFGITQNKLAVSIGVPPRRINEIVHGKRGITADTAIRLARYFGTSEEFWMNLQSNYELRIERRVLRDKVAAITPLEVA, encoded by the coding sequence ATGGAGGTGCAGAAGTTGTCGAACTCGTCGACTACCACTGAGACCGATCTGATCGAACCGATTCACCCGGGGGAGATCCTGATGGAGGACTTCATCGACGGCTTCGGGATCACGCAGAACAAGCTCGCCGTGTCCATCGGGGTGCCGCCGCGGCGCATCAACGAGATCGTTCACGGCAAGAGAGGGATCACGGCGGACACTGCGATCCGTCTGGCGCGCTACTTCGGCACGTCCGAGGAGTTCTGGATGAACCTGCAGTCGAACTACGAGCTGCGGATCGAGCGTCGTGTGCTGCGTGACAAGGTCGCTGCGATCACGCCTCTCGAAGTCGCGTGA
- a CDS encoding type II toxin-antitoxin system RelE/ParE family toxin has product MIRSFGSKDTERIWHEQYVKRVDRTVQRATLRKLELIHAAKDVEDLRIPPGNRLERWRCRSCRTRRLPLRPI; this is encoded by the coding sequence GTGATCAGATCGTTCGGCAGTAAGGACACCGAGCGCATCTGGCATGAGCAGTACGTCAAGCGCGTTGACAGGACAGTGCAGCGGGCGACCTTGCGGAAGCTCGAGCTGATTCATGCGGCGAAGGATGTCGAGGACCTCAGGATCCCGCCAGGCAACCGTCTGGAGAGATGGAGGTGCAGAAGTTGTCGAACTCGTCGACTACCACTGAGACCGATCTGA
- the ychF gene encoding redox-regulated ATPase YchF, which produces MSLTLGIVGLPNVGKSTLFNALTRSDILAANYPFATIEPNVGLVELPDPRLGRLAEIFGSERILPATVSFVDIAGIVKGASEGEGMGNAFLSNIREADAICQVVRAFSDDNVIHVDGAVNPTADISVINTELILADLQTIEKALPRLEKDAKKNKDLVEQVEETKKAQAVLEDDRTLFAAAKSGEIDLALVRDLHLMTAKPFLYVFNSDEEILTDEAKKDELRALVAPADAVFLDAQTETELLELDADEALELLESVGQTEPGLQTLATAGFKTLGLQTYLTAGPKESRAWTIKQGSTAPQAAGVIHTDFEKGFIKAEIVSFEDLDAAGSMAEARSAGKVRQEGKEYIMADGDVVEFKFNV; this is translated from the coding sequence GTGAGTCTTACACTTGGAATTGTCGGTTTGCCCAACGTTGGCAAGTCCACTTTGTTTAATGCCCTGACCCGTTCGGATATTTTGGCCGCGAATTACCCCTTCGCAACTATTGAGCCAAACGTCGGATTGGTGGAACTTCCCGATCCCCGCTTGGGCCGTCTGGCTGAGATTTTCGGCTCGGAGCGCATCTTGCCGGCGACGGTATCTTTCGTCGATATCGCCGGTATCGTCAAGGGTGCATCGGAAGGCGAAGGCATGGGCAATGCCTTCCTTTCTAATATCCGCGAAGCCGATGCCATCTGTCAGGTTGTGCGCGCCTTCTCCGATGACAATGTCATCCACGTTGATGGCGCGGTCAACCCAACCGCAGATATCTCCGTTATTAATACGGAGCTGATCTTGGCGGACTTGCAGACGATTGAAAAGGCCTTGCCTCGTCTGGAAAAGGATGCGAAGAAAAACAAGGACTTAGTCGAGCAGGTGGAAGAAACCAAGAAGGCGCAGGCTGTCTTGGAAGACGACCGCACGTTGTTTGCTGCGGCCAAGTCTGGCGAGATTGATTTAGCACTCGTGCGCGATCTTCACCTGATGACCGCGAAGCCTTTCCTTTATGTCTTCAACTCGGATGAAGAAATTTTGACGGATGAGGCGAAAAAGGATGAATTGCGTGCACTCGTTGCGCCTGCCGATGCAGTCTTCCTCGACGCTCAAACTGAAACCGAGCTGCTTGAGCTCGATGCCGATGAGGCCTTGGAACTTCTGGAATCAGTAGGTCAGACTGAACCTGGCTTGCAGACCTTAGCCACGGCTGGTTTCAAGACCCTCGGCCTGCAGACCTACCTGACCGCAGGGCCAAAGGAATCCCGCGCGTGGACGATTAAGCAAGGCTCCACCGCGCCTCAAGCTGCCGGTGTTATTCACACAGACTTTGAAAAGGGCTTCATCAAGGCCGAAATCGTGTCCTTTGAAGACCTCGACGCCGCCGGCTCCATGGCTGAAGCCCGCTCCGCCGGCAAGGTCCGCCAAGAAGGCAAGGAATACATCATGGCCGATGGCGACGTGGTGGAGTTCAAGTTTAACGTCTAG
- a CDS encoding AI-2E family transporter, which translates to MTAQELEKLQLSGKFDHSTDVERLEAISPHPPGDQVDRTVVAGGMIKSASLWAIRLVVIGFFLYLLGEIIGSFWQGILPVVLSLIVCTVLSPIASKLRQFKFPSALASIISILLFVIIVGGIFSFVAPDFARQSQSLYLQAVEGIQRLQLWAQGPPLNLNAADIGSYVDEVANWIQQQAGSIAGSFISGVGTATNVVITLVVMTVMTFFFLKDGHKFLPWIRQATSRRAGWHLTEALTRGWNTLGGYIRAQALVSLIDAVVIGAGLYAVGVPLAMALAIITFMAGFIPLIGAIVAGALSVLIALVSLGFTEALIVLGLVLLVQQLEGNVLSPWLQSKAMNLHPVIVLVSVTVGGALFNLIGAFLAVPAAAMIAVFYRYIQDMLQLQSGEKKASDIEFATIAGYLAGRYNEAQGAHRRKLLAELPDNVQAPAVPTALSDVQNDGIGDALEQLVDVDADPNPDVKQPKGKIAQARDFFEHILDPKDRG; encoded by the coding sequence ATGACCGCGCAAGAGCTGGAGAAGTTACAGCTCAGCGGCAAGTTTGACCATTCCACTGATGTGGAGCGCCTCGAAGCGATCTCACCTCATCCTCCGGGAGACCAGGTCGACCGGACGGTGGTAGCCGGTGGGATGATTAAGTCTGCATCGCTGTGGGCTATTCGCTTAGTTGTCATTGGTTTCTTTTTATATCTCCTCGGGGAAATCATCGGCAGCTTCTGGCAAGGAATTTTGCCGGTGGTGCTCTCGCTTATCGTCTGCACGGTGCTCTCCCCCATCGCGTCAAAGCTGCGCCAGTTTAAGTTCCCCTCGGCGCTTGCCTCGATCATCAGTATTTTGCTGTTTGTCATCATCGTCGGCGGAATCTTTTCCTTCGTGGCGCCAGACTTTGCCCGCCAATCACAGTCGCTTTACCTACAGGCGGTCGAAGGCATCCAGCGGCTTCAGCTATGGGCACAAGGTCCTCCACTAAATCTCAATGCCGCAGATATTGGAAGCTATGTCGATGAGGTCGCCAACTGGATTCAGCAACAGGCAGGCTCGATTGCCGGCTCGTTTATTTCCGGTGTCGGCACCGCTACGAACGTCGTGATCACCTTGGTCGTCATGACCGTGATGACCTTCTTCTTCCTCAAAGACGGACATAAATTCTTACCCTGGATTCGCCAGGCCACCAGCCGTCGCGCTGGCTGGCACCTGACGGAGGCCTTGACCCGCGGCTGGAATACCTTGGGCGGCTACATTCGTGCCCAAGCACTGGTGTCTTTGATTGACGCAGTCGTTATTGGTGCTGGTCTCTATGCAGTCGGCGTACCGCTGGCCATGGCTTTGGCCATCATTACCTTTATGGCAGGATTTATCCCGCTCATCGGTGCCATCGTTGCCGGCGCGCTGTCCGTATTGATTGCGCTCGTATCGCTTGGATTTACCGAAGCACTGATCGTTTTAGGCTTGGTCTTGCTTGTCCAGCAGCTCGAAGGCAATGTGCTTTCGCCATGGCTGCAGTCCAAGGCCATGAACTTGCACCCAGTTATTGTGCTGGTATCGGTCACCGTTGGTGGTGCACTCTTTAACCTCATCGGCGCGTTCCTCGCGGTTCCTGCCGCAGCTATGATTGCGGTCTTCTACCGTTATATCCAGGACATGTTGCAGCTGCAGTCTGGTGAGAAGAAGGCCAGTGATATCGAATTTGCCACCATCGCGGGTTATCTCGCGGGTCGTTACAACGAGGCCCAAGGGGCACATCGTCGCAAGCTTCTCGCGGAGCTGCCGGATAACGTGCAGGCACCGGCCGTGCCGACGGCTTTATCCGATGTCCAAAACGATGGCATTGGGGATGCTCTCGAGCAGCTTGTCGATGTCGACGCGGACCCTAATCCCGACGTCAAACAGCCGAAGGGAAAGATTGCCCAAGCGCGCGACTTTTTCGAACACATCCTCGATCCAAAGGACCGTGGTTAA
- a CDS encoding DNA recombination protein RmuC — protein MSSALPITLLLVGLFIGLLLGAALGWFVHSSRTSAYNSRQGAGAESLEQSSSTDQAELALSVNKSVNQSVAQTIVPLERAMERLGSQLQELESERVNAFAQLSSQVHSMSRTSTRLSDRTDQLVTALRSPNVRGRWGEIQLERVVELGGMVKHVDFESQVTAYLGNKAVRPDLVVNLSADRHIVVDAKVPFSAYLDALETSDPEEHAAYLRRHAHMVRTHVQQLSHKDYIEAFSPTPEFVVLFTPADPFLDAALGVDPELLEFAFERNVVIATPTTLFALLRTVALGWRHEDISDKAREVQRLGSELYSRLNTVGDHYNRVGRSLEKAVEAFNSTLSSMDSRVMVTARRLSEMDIPTRTDKRPTNLSPVTAAPAKATPRTTPDSEREEPSVDDTQPRHAAGDSDGGSDLFGNYWSGS, from the coding sequence ATGAGTTCTGCACTGCCAATCACGCTGTTATTAGTCGGTCTTTTCATCGGCCTACTGCTGGGCGCAGCCCTCGGTTGGTTTGTACATAGCTCTCGCACTTCCGCGTACAATTCGCGCCAAGGTGCGGGAGCTGAGTCTTTGGAGCAGTCCAGCAGCACAGATCAGGCCGAGCTGGCGTTGTCGGTTAATAAATCGGTTAATCAGTCAGTGGCGCAAACCATTGTTCCACTGGAGCGCGCCATGGAACGGCTCGGCTCCCAGCTGCAAGAGCTTGAATCAGAGCGGGTTAATGCTTTTGCGCAGCTATCCAGCCAGGTGCATTCGATGTCGCGGACCTCCACTCGCTTATCCGATCGCACGGATCAGTTGGTCACCGCGCTGCGTTCTCCAAATGTTCGCGGTCGCTGGGGCGAAATTCAGCTCGAGCGTGTGGTGGAGCTGGGTGGAATGGTCAAGCACGTCGATTTTGAATCGCAAGTCACCGCCTATCTGGGTAATAAAGCCGTCAGGCCTGACCTCGTTGTTAATCTATCCGCGGATCGCCACATCGTGGTGGATGCGAAGGTGCCCTTTTCTGCATATTTGGATGCGCTGGAAACGTCCGATCCGGAAGAGCATGCGGCATATCTTCGTCGACACGCGCATATGGTGCGCACGCACGTGCAGCAGCTGTCCCACAAGGACTACATTGAGGCATTTTCGCCGACGCCAGAATTTGTTGTGCTCTTTACTCCAGCGGATCCTTTCTTGGATGCGGCCTTAGGCGTAGACCCAGAGCTTTTAGAGTTCGCATTTGAGCGCAACGTGGTCATCGCCACGCCAACCACTCTCTTCGCCCTATTACGCACCGTCGCTTTGGGCTGGCGCCATGAAGATATTTCCGATAAGGCCCGGGAAGTGCAGCGCTTGGGCAGTGAGCTGTATTCGCGTCTTAACACGGTGGGCGATCATTACAACCGAGTCGGTCGCAGCTTGGAAAAAGCGGTCGAAGCCTTCAACTCCACGCTGTCGTCAATGGATTCACGCGTGATGGTCACGGCCCGTCGTCTATCGGAGATGGACATCCCCACGCGCACGGATAAACGCCCTACCAATCTTTCACCGGTCACTGCTGCCCCAGCCAAGGCAACACCACGTACGACGCCTGATTCTGAGAGGGAAGAACCTTCGGTAGATGACACGCAACCTCGGCATGCGGCAGGCGATTCTGATGGTGGAAGTGATCTCTTCGGTAATTATTGGTCCGGCAGTTAA
- a CDS encoding MFS transporter: MSHVNTQSHPVSSRAEKGFGALPVWTSIAVIVAALATGLIISTITASVSWPFLICFILGAVAASAMVHVRGLFLTVASIPLLFSIAIFITSWLVSRATAADGSPLFSTTILVTSAYPLLEVFPQLAITVIICVIIAVFRLYRAKQKATSISSKELVNRRSMAESNRRNSETTSRARKTTERLSVAELVERSKNNARAPRPVARRGSATSTSGEAAAGNAGAARATGAAGATGARPSARRGSASSSSRASSSRRSSSRRGTAGEVRRVRATDESRRGSQRRDYRHGDISSRSSNSSRAARRVNEAQQNQERARRTQSFETRPATDNAVNAAGLDRNSRLRPDPRRRAGDVRKTVKRSQAANESQQPRPQAKMRPVDKATQPPQAPKVQTPKAQPQPPRPDATDGRKRAPRALDEDLYGN, from the coding sequence GTGTCCCATGTCAATACCCAATCACACCCAGTAAGTAGCCGCGCCGAAAAAGGCTTTGGCGCGTTGCCCGTGTGGACGAGTATTGCTGTCATTGTGGCTGCCCTTGCAACTGGTCTGATTATTTCGACCATCACTGCAAGCGTGAGTTGGCCTTTTTTGATCTGCTTTATCCTCGGTGCAGTGGCAGCTAGCGCAATGGTGCATGTTCGCGGCTTATTTTTAACTGTCGCGTCCATCCCTCTGCTTTTTAGCATCGCCATTTTTATTACGTCATGGTTGGTCTCGCGCGCCACAGCTGCCGATGGCTCGCCGCTCTTTTCCACCACCATCCTGGTGACCTCGGCGTATCCGCTGCTCGAAGTCTTCCCGCAACTGGCCATAACGGTGATTATTTGCGTCATTATCGCCGTGTTCCGCTTGTACCGCGCTAAGCAAAAAGCCACGAGTATTAGCTCCAAGGAATTGGTCAATCGTCGGAGCATGGCAGAGTCGAATCGCCGCAATAGCGAAACCACCTCGCGTGCACGTAAGACCACGGAGCGTCTATCTGTTGCTGAGTTAGTAGAGCGCAGCAAAAATAACGCTCGCGCGCCACGGCCTGTGGCTCGTCGCGGTTCAGCAACCTCCACCTCCGGTGAAGCTGCAGCCGGCAACGCAGGTGCCGCCCGAGCTACCGGTGCAGCAGGTGCCACGGGTGCTCGCCCGTCCGCTCGCCGGGGGTCTGCAAGCTCTTCTTCGCGTGCTTCCTCTTCCCGGAGGTCGTCTTCTCGTCGCGGCACCGCCGGCGAGGTTCGCCGCGTGCGCGCCACCGATGAGTCACGCCGTGGAAGCCAGCGCCGCGACTACCGCCATGGAGATATTTCCAGCCGCAGCAGCAACTCTTCGCGTGCCGCACGTCGCGTTAATGAAGCACAGCAGAACCAAGAACGCGCACGCCGCACTCAGTCCTTTGAAACCCGGCCCGCCACGGATAACGCAGTCAATGCCGCTGGTTTAGATCGTAATTCTCGCTTGCGTCCCGACCCGCGCCGTCGCGCTGGCGACGTACGCAAGACAGTGAAACGCTCCCAAGCAGCCAATGAATCGCAGCAGCCACGCCCGCAGGCAAAGATGCGCCCTGTGGACAAAGCTACTCAGCCACCGCAGGCGCCAAAGGTGCAGACGCCGAAGGCGCAGCCGCAGCCTCCTCGTCCTGATGCCACTGACGGTCGCAAGCGCGCACCGCGGGCCTTGGATGAAGACCTTTATGGCAACTAG
- a CDS encoding 4-hydroxy-3-methylbut-2-enyl diphosphate reductase, which produces MTEAGKNVLLAAPRGYCAGVDRAVETVEKALDKYGAPIYVRKQIVHNKYVVESLAKCGVIFVEEASEAPEGAHLVFSAHGISPAVRQEAEGRKQLTLDATCPLVTKVHREAVRFDRDGYHILLVGHEGHEEVEGTAGHAPEVTHLVDGVEGVEKLPGWLQNEKLVWLSQTTLSVDETIEIVNLLRKRFPHLENPPSDDICYATQNRQESVKAIAPKCDLMIVVGSTNSSNSVRLVEVALDAGSKTSYLVDYASEIQEEWLDGVETVGVTCGASVPELLVREVLEFLDERGYNNVEQVTTTTETIQFSLPRDLRPPRNAPRNAEARA; this is translated from the coding sequence ATGACTGAGGCAGGAAAGAATGTTCTCCTGGCGGCACCCCGCGGCTATTGTGCCGGTGTGGATCGTGCAGTTGAGACAGTTGAAAAGGCATTGGACAAATACGGCGCACCAATTTATGTGCGTAAGCAAATTGTTCACAACAAGTACGTTGTTGAGTCTCTGGCTAAGTGTGGAGTCATTTTCGTCGAAGAAGCCTCCGAGGCACCAGAAGGTGCGCACCTCGTATTTTCCGCACACGGCATTTCGCCCGCTGTGCGCCAAGAAGCAGAAGGCCGCAAGCAGCTGACCCTGGATGCAACGTGTCCATTGGTGACCAAAGTTCACCGTGAAGCAGTGCGCTTCGACCGCGATGGCTACCACATCCTTTTGGTTGGCCACGAAGGCCATGAAGAGGTAGAAGGCACCGCTGGTCACGCACCAGAGGTCACCCACCTCGTCGATGGCGTGGAAGGCGTAGAAAAGCTTCCCGGGTGGTTGCAGAATGAAAAGCTGGTCTGGTTGTCCCAGACGACCTTGTCGGTGGATGAGACCATTGAGATCGTCAACCTGTTGCGTAAGCGTTTCCCACATTTGGAAAACCCACCATCAGATGACATCTGCTACGCAACGCAGAACCGTCAAGAATCGGTCAAGGCTATTGCGCCGAAGTGCGACCTGATGATTGTCGTTGGTTCTACCAACTCTTCGAACTCGGTGCGCCTGGTTGAGGTAGCTCTAGATGCCGGCTCGAAGACTTCCTACCTAGTTGACTACGCATCAGAGATCCAAGAAGAGTGGCTCGATGGCGTTGAAACCGTCGGCGTCACCTGTGGTGCTTCCGTTCCAGAGCTTCTGGTACGCGAGGTCCTGGAATTCCTCGATGAGCGAGGCTACAACAACGTGGAGCAGGTAACCACCACGACGGAGACGATTCAGTTCTCCCTCCCGCGTGATCTGCGCCCACCACGCAATGCACCTCGCAATGCTGAGGCTCGTGCCTAA